Genomic DNA from Telopea speciosissima isolate NSW1024214 ecotype Mountain lineage chromosome 2, Tspe_v1, whole genome shotgun sequence:
TGGGCCTGGTTTGGCTAAATAGATTCCGGATCCCCTCTCATGAGGGTAACCACCCCACCCATCTCAAATTGTCCATGAGTTGTGGGGACCCCACCCCAGGGATTGTATGAGATGGGGTGTGGGGTGGTTACCTGAAAAGGAGAGGAACCCgattcctataaataccctgCCATGTACTCTTAATGGCAGCAGGTGGGACAGACATCACCTAATtgtgaaaaattatctcctccagttttctatccggcccagttccccagttcctctagtAGGGGGGTGGTGGACCCACCAAGGCAGATTGTTTcagcaggggtagggtggtcattccatgAATTTTTATTGTATGCGGTTCCTTGACCGGTGCGGTTCACTAGTGCCTCTCACGAGAggaaggtggaccccacctaggcaAAGTGTTCGGTCAAGTGCctcaggtgggtcccaccccctcttgtgagagatACTAGAAAACCGCACTGGTCAGgaaaccgtagacgataacgattagTCATTCCAActccccttgttagaggaattgAGGAACTAGGCCTAGCACGTATGTATTGGTGATCCAGAGTCTATGTGGAGAGTCCTTCGATTTTGTTGCTTGGGTCTTTCTCACCCATAGTGTTCAAGAAAATATCTCTTatttagagaaaagaaaaattgtatAAAGAATTTTTTGTGTATAAATTGAAGGGAAGGGGAACGAAAGCAGAAAGTGATACCCACGAGCCacataagagagaaagagaaatagagacCCTCTATTGAACATATACTTCATTCTTTATGATCATGTTAAGAAGTTTCTAACACTAATTACACAATAATTATTCTTCCCTGAGAAGCAATTTAATTTGATCCTACCATAATTTTTCTGCAAGATCCATATAATACTTCACCAGCCATCCAGCAATTATCCTGATCTCTGTGTTTCTTTGCTCCACTAACCACTCTGGGTCATCTGGTAATGAATTAACTAtatccaagcaatgagatcctGCACAAAGACCTTAATTAGGTAGCCTATGATAGCTTAATTATATATATCTTTTGCTGAAAACTGAAGTGGTTCATAAGTTAGTTTCTTGTCTCCACAAGGTTTCACTGATGAGTTACTTTTGGCTTTTGAACCAGCAAAAAAGTGAGAAGTAGAAGACATACCATTTTTTGTATGAATTGCTACAAGGCTAGGAGATATGTTTTCCAACACCCTATTGATGAGAAGacaaattaaagcaaagttaggTTGCCCAAACAAACtgataatatatacaaaaaTAGTGATTTAAGGATACATTATAAGTTATTTACCCTCCACTGCTATATGGGTCTTTCAGTCCATTGGAGAATATGATGTTGCTTCCGAACCGCTTAAGAACCCGTTTAATATCCTGCAATTTTAATCCGTTCAACACTAATGGGGTATATTATTGAAGTTTTATGAATGAGTTGCAAAAGAACATCTTTAAACAAACTTAATTAGCTAGTGATTATTGAGAAATTAAAACTTACATGACCACCAAATTGAGTTGTGATCCAATGGGGCCGAGGACTCACACCATATGAATCCTTACAGTCTTCTATGAAGCTAGATAAGTTGAATGGTGAACCTGGGAACATGGTATCATTGCTACCAGAGCCAATGGGCATTACCATCTCACTACATGTCTAAATGAAGATCGATAAACCATTAATTGTTAAGACAATGTTTGGTAAAAAAAACGAGAACCTAAAACAATgcagtaaaaaatgaaaattacaaacaacaatcacacaagcACACATAAATTAATAGTAAAACCCTATATAGTAATTCACCCACTTATGCAAGcgacggaatacaagacatcatacccTCAACATGTTTATGGGATCACGATAATATTAGGGCTTAATTACAAAAGATCTAATTGTCTTTGTCTAGTTAAAAGGATTACCTGCCAACTCCAACCCTCACTTGTTTCAGATGGATAGTTGAATACATTTGTATCATAGCATGATAGGTTACCCCAATAAGCAACCAGACCTGCAAATATCCGACTTAGAATATCGGTTCCTTCGGATGCTTCATCGATTCCTTTGCAAATCATTGAAACTGGATACCGCGGAGGACTATTATATTGTGCAGCTGAAGTATATGTACTTTCTAAGTAGTCTATAAGATCATAAGTTGTGTTCAATGGACTaggacaagaaagaaagaaagaaaaagaaaaaaaaaaaccaacaaacaCATCAATTTAGTTAATTACTAGCAGTGAAACTTAATCACGTACAACTTTTCTTTCATGAAAAATAGATTTGAGTTTAGTTAATTTACCTGCAAGTCTTAAACTTTTGGCTAAGGAATTTAAGACCATTGGTTTGGGAAGCAACATTGTCAATTTCTGACCACACTTGTCTAATTGTATTGTAGCAACTCTCACTTGCTTCCTGCACCACCATTTAGAGAATTGTTAAAGAtttaaattgaaatagaaatcttCTAATTTGGTAgagtttttgtgtttttatatACTCTGAAATCCTTGGTGACAACAGAGAGGTATCCATCTTCAGGAGTGATGTTATCAAAGTAAAGAATTGGTGCTGATGATGCAAGTGCTCCATAAGCAATATGAGGATATTTCAGTCTAAACCATGATGCAAGcactgaaaagaaagaaattaagaaaaataatttcagtaaattatgaaatcaattAAAAGAGATTAATTTAGTGTTAATTAAAATGAGAAATTATATGTTTATAATGACATACTTCCACCATAAGAACCTCCAAATACAATAACTGGACTGGCTTCTGCTGAAAAATTTTTCTTCAGATCAAGAATCACCTCAGCATAATCTGCTAAAGCTTGGGAAGAACTGAAGTACCCAAGCGTGCTTGCATTTTGAAATGCTTCTTCCCTTGATCCAAATGGGATTGATTTTCCATAGTAACGATGCTGTAAAGAAACACCAATCTCTCTTAGTCAAGACAGTAGTTATTATATAGAGAGAGACCATTAATTTAGAGTAGTTCGAACCCAATTGTCCTATGATCACGGATCAAAATTATTCGATTTCTTTTCCAAGCAAGAATCAAATCCTTATACAATTCAACCACGATCCTCAGATTGAGTACTCAGACCACCCTTAGTCAAGGATTTCCACCTAAGTCACACAAGCCAAGGATTTCCTTCACAAAGCTGCACGTGCTCCTTGAtaataaaaatgattttttattttaaacttgAAACTATAAATTATTTAAGCACAATTGATCAACACAAGATGATTTCCGTATGATCTTGAACACATTGTAGCACTTGTTATTATATTGAGAGATAGAGTGTTTTGAACCCAATTGTCCTATTGACCAAAGATTTTTCCATTATCTGATTCCTTTACCAAGCAGGAATCCAGCCCATAAACAACTCAACCACTATCCTCGGATTGAGTACTCGGACTAGAATTTGGATCGTCTACGACCTGCCTGACCGTAGCAGTCATAGCAGTGCCCTAATGAAGCACggtgcaatgactgccttacccctacctgattgccttgcccgagcaggggaaaggcggtcattgcgccaCGCCTCATTAGTGGGCTGCTATGGCTATTATGGGCAGCAGGCCGTAGACAATCCTGATCCCTCGGACTACCCTTGGTCAGGGATTTCCACCCAAGCCACACAGGCCAAAGATTTTCTTCACAAAGGCACACAGGTTTCTTGACAACAAAAATGACTTCTTCTTTCAATCATGAaactataaatttttttaaacacaattgatcgagagagagagagagagagagagagagagttacctCTATATACAATAAAAGAGCCTTAAATTGAGGGGCATTATCATTGAGAAGGCCAATGACACCAAGATCTTGATCCAAAGGAGACTCCTCACCAAGGTAAGCAAAGATTGGAGCACTAGaatttgcaccaccccagtacttAAAATTAACCACATATTTTTGTTGAAAGGTTTTGTAACTTTCAGGCCTGTAATTGAAATGATCGAGTGTTTGTGTATAGAAAAAGGTCTCGAAATCACTGGAAGTAGAGGCAGCAACAACATCTTCATGGTTCTTCACCCTTCTTGTAGATCTATCAACCACACCAAGCCTCGGTAGCCTCGCTGTGTTCAGTCTTTCTGTTGCAGAAGAAACACATGttatgaagaagagaaaatagatgatgagcaaagaagaaagcaaatgCAGTGGATGAGAAGGAGCTTTCATGGCTATGCGTTGACAGATGAGAACAGGAGGAAGCAAGGAGCATATGGTTTAAAGAATCCTTTTATATAACTTGTAAGGTAATAGTTCGCTTTCCTTCTAATACAAATAAGtatagaattatttttttttgatggatttgtttagaaaatttttttttgttagggaAACatattgggtaaattacatattatccctttggttttcaaacggaACTCAAATCActtctggtttttgaaaatactcactCATCCATCCCCCTCTATACTAACGGTGTTAGTATGTTGTCAGTTATTAttgtgaaaagactattttacccttgtactaaaacattagaattaaatttacaataatatccttcaaaatctatgtttgggtGTCAAAggtagtttagagatttaaatttatttaattggttaacatcatcacttaacgacataaaactaacgatagggactaatttgtcatattagaATCTAATataggggtgatttgagtatttttaaaaatcagggggtgatttgagtttcatttgaaaacagggggtgacgtgtaatttataaGTTACCTACTTAGATAGGATTTCTCTTGTGTAACACTAGTAAATCTAGTCGTTTAATTTGTGTAAATCTCTACCGTTTATAGAAATTAGGGATTCTCTATGATCTGAAATTCTTATAAGAATATCTTCTTTTATTATGATTTAGTATTATCTAATTGGGTGGTCCAAGGACTCGATTAGCTTAAATGAGTGGACCAGGGTCGATTCTTTCGACCTGCCCGTGGACCTTCCTAATCCcggtttaattttatttttgggcttAATTGTAATTCATTTTTCAAGTTTCTTTGAGGCCTTTTGGGTCCATTCATTGTGGGATGTGgaccccaaaccaaaccatgaTTTTAGTGCACGCTGTTAGAACGGGTATCAGTCAACTCAGAAACTGATATGGTATCAGTAAGGATCTGCTGTATCGTACAAATTTGCCTTTTATCCTCctttaaaaataggtttttttgaCAGATTTACCTCTTGTCTGTACCGTGTTCGATATGGTATTGGCAAGACGCAAAGCCGGTACAGATCCCTGGATACGGacaatccgataccgatacataGAACCATGCATGAATcaagtatttttatctgctccatttcctgcccgctccatttccccaagttcctccaatagaggggggtggaccccacccaagtAATGTGTTCAGACAGGGATAAGATGGTCAGTTCCAACCCCCCTCTACTAAAGGAATTTGGAAAAATGAACCTGCCCAAAAAATGAAGCAGATAAAGGTCCATAGATCAAAACCTGAAAGGGTTGTCTCTTGTTTGTAAGGAAGGAGTCAGGAATATTGCCATTCAAGTCCGGTAGAGCCGGATTAATCAAGTAAATAAAACCAGCCCAAGCAGTTAGTTTTCCAGTTATGGGAAGTCTGTTTTGGTAGAATATTCTGATTCGaccaagtagtagtagtagtttcAAGCTGGCGGCAAACAATAACTTAGACTGGATTGGTTATTAGGAACCAGAATCTCGTCCCCATAAAGTCACTTTTGAAGGAATGTGTTTATATCCTATTTTTGGTCTATTTGGTCaatagagaaatagactcaaatttATTTTAGTCAAGACTAACCTGCTAGTCAATGACCCAAAAAACGGTCAATAATTGAAA
This window encodes:
- the LOC122650437 gene encoding lysosomal Pro-X carboxypeptidase-like, giving the protein MHGSMYRYRIVRIQGSVPALRLANTISNTVQTRERLNTARLPRLGVVDRSTRRVKNHEDVVAASTSSDFETFFYTQTLDHFNYRPESYKTFQQKYVVNFKYWGGANSSAPIFAYLGEESPLDQDLGVIGLLNDNAPQFKALLLYIEHRYYGKSIPFGSREEAFQNASTLGYFSSSQALADYAEVILDLKKNFSAEASPVIVFGGSYGGMLASWFRLKYPHIAYGALASSAPILYFDNITPEDGYLSVVTKDFREASESCYNTIRQVWSEIDNVASQTNGLKFLSQKFKTCSPLNTTYDLIDYLESTYTSAAQYNSPPRYPVSMICKGIDEASEGTDILSRIFAGLVAYWGNLSCYDTNVFNYPSETSEGWSWQTCSEMVMPIGSGSNDTMFPGSPFNLSSFIEDCKDSYGVSPRPHWITTQFGGHDIKRVLKRFGSNIIFSNGLKDPYSSGGVLENISPSLVAIHTKNGSHCLDIVNSLPDDPEWLVEQRNTEIRIIAGWLVKYYMDLAEKLW